A region of Pyxidicoccus parkwaysis DNA encodes the following proteins:
- a CDS encoding NAD(P)H-dependent flavin oxidoreductase, whose product MNRLHELLGIELPIIQAPMAGVQGSPLAIAVSNAGGLGSLPCAMLAPDALRKELAALRAGTSKPFNVNFFAHTAPVPDEAVERSWRERLGPYYRELGIDPSTIPSGPGRLPFDAVAAEVLEELRPAIVSFHYGLPAPELLARVKRTGAKVLSSATTVEEARWLEAHGADAVIAQGLEAGGHRGHFLSHDLTLQMGTFALLPQVVHAVKVPVIAAGGIVDARGVAAALSLGAVAAQVGTAYMLCREATTSSVHRAALKSASARHTALTNVFTGRPARGIVNRAIRELGPLNPATPAFPLATASLQPLRTKAEAAGSGDFSPLWCGQNPEGCKEVGAAELTRELASLA is encoded by the coding sequence ATGAACCGTCTGCACGAGCTCCTGGGCATCGAGCTCCCCATCATCCAGGCGCCCATGGCCGGAGTGCAGGGGAGTCCGCTGGCCATCGCGGTGTCCAACGCTGGGGGCCTGGGGTCGCTCCCGTGCGCGATGCTGGCCCCTGATGCCCTGCGCAAGGAGCTCGCAGCTCTCCGTGCGGGCACGTCGAAGCCGTTCAACGTCAACTTCTTCGCGCACACCGCGCCCGTGCCGGACGAGGCTGTCGAGCGCTCGTGGCGCGAGCGGCTCGGCCCCTACTACCGCGAGCTCGGAATCGACCCCTCCACCATCCCGTCGGGCCCGGGCCGCCTTCCCTTCGACGCCGTCGCAGCGGAGGTGCTGGAGGAGCTTCGTCCCGCCATCGTGAGCTTCCACTACGGCCTTCCCGCTCCCGAGCTGCTCGCGCGCGTGAAGCGCACGGGCGCGAAGGTTCTGTCCTCCGCCACCACCGTGGAGGAGGCCCGTTGGCTCGAGGCGCACGGCGCTGATGCCGTCATCGCGCAGGGACTGGAGGCCGGTGGTCATCGCGGGCACTTCCTGTCGCATGACCTGACGCTGCAGATGGGCACCTTCGCCCTGCTTCCGCAGGTCGTGCACGCGGTGAAGGTGCCGGTCATCGCGGCCGGGGGCATCGTGGATGCCAGGGGTGTCGCGGCGGCGCTGTCGCTGGGCGCTGTCGCGGCGCAGGTCGGCACCGCCTACATGCTCTGCCGCGAGGCGACGACGAGCTCGGTGCACCGTGCCGCACTGAAGAGCGCGTCCGCTCGGCACACCGCGCTGACCAACGTCTTCACCGGTCGGCCCGCACGCGGCATCGTCAACCGTGCCATCCGCGAGCTGGGGCCGCTCAACCCCGCGACACCTGCCTTCCCACTCGCGACGGCTTCCCTGCAGCCGCTGCGGACGAAGGCCGAAGCCGCCGGGAGCGGTGACTTCTCGCCGCTCTGGTGCGGCCAGAATCCCGAGGGGTGCAAGGAGGTCGGCGCCGCCGAGCTCACCCGAGAGCTGGCCTCGCTCGCATGA
- a CDS encoding N-acetylmuramoyl-L-alanine amidase family protein, whose amino-acid sequence MSRATSLLGLWAALISGPVLAADPAATPSETPSTVVAPPAWPAPGAPLTVAQVHFPEGFGKHRIYLDAGHGAEGNTGNKSVTCEDEETFTLRVAEDLARRLEATGHFRVLLSRKPGEHVPYPSRINAARKWNAQVMLSLHSDARGTAQPWEPTPGQQCYRQDASPGFSVLWSEEAAAPLRARRELLAHALARSLGHAGFRSYDGADYTGLYAADAAQAGVFVAKVSEPTHRRIFVLRRPTIPSVIIETHHALDFEEAARWREERTLEAFSAAVAQGLVDALAPAPGPSATARP is encoded by the coding sequence ATGTCGAGAGCCACCTCCCTGCTCGGACTGTGGGCTGCGCTGATCTCCGGCCCCGTGCTCGCGGCGGATCCGGCGGCGACGCCCTCCGAAACTCCATCGACGGTGGTGGCCCCACCCGCCTGGCCCGCCCCGGGCGCGCCGCTCACGGTGGCCCAGGTGCACTTTCCCGAGGGCTTCGGGAAGCACCGCATCTACCTGGACGCGGGACATGGCGCGGAGGGGAACACGGGCAACAAGTCCGTCACCTGCGAGGACGAGGAGACCTTCACCCTGCGCGTGGCGGAGGACCTGGCGCGGCGGCTGGAGGCCACCGGCCACTTCCGCGTGCTCCTGAGCCGCAAGCCGGGCGAGCACGTCCCCTACCCTTCGCGCATCAACGCCGCGCGGAAGTGGAATGCGCAGGTGATGCTGAGCCTGCACTCGGATGCGCGGGGCACGGCCCAGCCCTGGGAGCCCACGCCGGGACAGCAGTGCTACCGGCAGGACGCGTCCCCGGGCTTCAGCGTGCTCTGGTCCGAGGAGGCCGCTGCGCCCCTTCGCGCCCGGCGGGAACTGCTTGCGCATGCGCTCGCCCGCAGCCTGGGACACGCCGGCTTCCGCTCCTACGACGGCGCGGACTACACGGGGCTCTATGCCGCCGATGCCGCGCAGGCTGGCGTCTTCGTCGCGAAGGTGAGCGAGCCCACGCACCGGCGCATCTTCGTGCTCCGCAGGCCGACCATTCCGTCCGTCATCATCGAGACGCACCACGCGCTCGACTTCGAGGAGGCCGCGCGCTGGCGCGAGGAGCGCACGCTGGAGGCGTTCTCAGCCGCGGTGGCCCAGGGACTGGTGGACGCACTGGCACCGGCTCCAGGCCCCAGCGCGACAGCCCGGCCCTGA
- the lon gene encoding endopeptidase La, with protein sequence MSDEKKKSSAASAMPTAMAPPGLINKEDIPQVLPILPLRNSVFFPGGVLPLAVGRQKTIALIKDAVRDDQVIGVVTQRRAEEEDPGASDLYTMGTVARIVKLLKMGEDNYSLVVQGLARFRVVELVQEAPYLKARVDAVEDKTSSENVEVEALGINLKKLAREVIELMPELPAAATELVESITHPGHLADLIAANVDVPIEEKQAVLETVDLKARMKLVLELLNRKREILKLSNKIDSAVKGEMSKTQREYYLRQQLKAIKEELGEMGEEEEELDELQERLKKAGLPPDVEKVAQKELNRLKTIPAASSEYTVSRTYLDWIADLPWSKVSEDNLDIENARQQLDKDHFGIKKVKKRILEYLAVRKLKNDMRGPILCLVGPPGVGKTSLGQSVAKATGRKFVRLSLGGVRDEAEIRGHRRTYVGALPGRFIQSMKKAGTKNPVMMLDEIDKLGADFRGDPSAALLEVLDPEQNNSFSDHYLDVAFDLSKVMFVATANQLDPIPGPLRDRMEIIELTGYTFEEKQSIARIHLVPKQLKEHGLNPDHIEITDEALLTLTTSYTREAGVRNLERRIADICRAVAVEVAGGKTEKQSINGERVKEILGPETFYSEVAERTEVPGVATGLAWTAAGGDLLFIEATKMAGKGGMTLTGQLGDVMKESATAALSYLRSKAEQLGINPNFLEKTDLHLHFPAGSIPKDGPSAGVTILTALTSLLTGIRVRHDTAMTGEATLRGLVLPVGGIKEKVLAAHRAGIKRVILPERCRKDLIDVPDQARNELEFIFVTHMDEVLKAALESMPVGLASSGGGEPGKEAPLAQKPAEPEVRA encoded by the coding sequence ATGTCCGACGAGAAGAAGAAGAGCTCCGCCGCGAGCGCCATGCCTACCGCGATGGCTCCGCCGGGGCTCATCAACAAGGAAGACATTCCGCAGGTGCTGCCCATCCTGCCGCTGCGGAACAGCGTCTTCTTCCCGGGCGGGGTGCTTCCGCTGGCCGTCGGCCGACAGAAGACCATCGCCCTCATCAAGGACGCGGTGCGCGATGATCAGGTCATCGGTGTCGTCACGCAGCGCCGCGCCGAGGAGGAGGACCCCGGTGCCTCCGACCTCTACACCATGGGCACCGTCGCCCGCATCGTGAAGCTCCTGAAGATGGGCGAGGACAACTACTCGCTCGTCGTCCAGGGCCTCGCCCGCTTCCGCGTGGTGGAGCTGGTGCAGGAGGCGCCCTACCTGAAGGCCCGCGTCGACGCCGTCGAGGACAAGACCTCCTCGGAGAACGTCGAGGTGGAGGCCCTCGGCATCAACCTGAAGAAGCTGGCGCGCGAGGTCATCGAGCTGATGCCCGAGCTGCCCGCCGCCGCCACCGAGCTGGTGGAGAGCATCACCCACCCGGGCCACCTGGCGGACCTCATCGCCGCCAACGTGGACGTGCCCATCGAGGAGAAGCAGGCCGTCCTGGAGACGGTGGACCTCAAGGCGCGCATGAAGCTCGTCCTCGAGCTGCTCAACCGCAAGCGGGAGATCCTCAAGCTCTCCAACAAGATCGACTCCGCCGTGAAGGGCGAGATGTCGAAGACCCAGCGCGAGTACTACCTGCGCCAGCAGCTCAAGGCCATCAAGGAAGAGCTCGGCGAGATGGGTGAGGAGGAGGAGGAGCTCGACGAGCTGCAGGAGCGCCTGAAGAAGGCGGGCCTGCCGCCCGACGTGGAGAAGGTGGCCCAGAAGGAGCTCAACCGCCTGAAGACCATTCCGGCGGCCTCCAGCGAGTACACCGTCTCGCGCACCTACCTGGACTGGATTGCCGACCTGCCGTGGTCCAAGGTGTCCGAGGACAACCTCGACATCGAGAACGCGCGCCAGCAGCTCGACAAGGACCACTTCGGCATCAAGAAGGTGAAGAAGCGCATCCTGGAGTACCTGGCCGTCCGCAAGCTGAAGAACGACATGCGTGGCCCCATCCTCTGCCTCGTGGGTCCCCCGGGCGTCGGCAAGACGTCGCTGGGCCAGAGCGTGGCGAAGGCGACCGGCCGCAAGTTCGTGCGTCTGTCCCTGGGCGGCGTGCGTGACGAGGCCGAAATCCGTGGCCACCGTCGCACGTACGTCGGCGCCCTGCCCGGCCGCTTCATCCAGAGCATGAAGAAGGCCGGCACCAAGAACCCGGTGATGATGCTCGACGAGATCGACAAGCTCGGCGCGGACTTCCGCGGCGACCCGAGCGCGGCGCTCCTCGAGGTGCTGGACCCGGAGCAGAACAACTCGTTCAGCGACCACTACCTCGACGTGGCCTTCGACCTGTCCAAGGTCATGTTCGTCGCCACGGCGAACCAGCTCGACCCCATCCCCGGGCCGCTCCGCGACCGCATGGAGATCATCGAGCTGACGGGCTACACGTTCGAGGAGAAGCAGAGCATCGCCCGCATCCACCTGGTGCCCAAGCAGCTCAAGGAGCACGGGCTCAACCCGGACCACATCGAGATCACCGACGAGGCGCTGCTCACGCTGACCACCTCGTACACGCGCGAGGCCGGTGTGCGTAACCTCGAGCGGCGCATCGCGGACATCTGCCGCGCGGTGGCGGTGGAGGTGGCCGGCGGGAAGACGGAGAAGCAGAGCATCAACGGCGAGAGGGTGAAGGAGATCCTCGGGCCCGAGACGTTCTACTCCGAGGTGGCCGAGCGGACCGAGGTGCCGGGCGTGGCCACGGGCCTGGCCTGGACGGCGGCGGGTGGCGACCTGCTCTTCATCGAGGCGACGAAGATGGCGGGCAAGGGCGGCATGACGCTCACCGGCCAGCTCGGCGACGTGATGAAGGAGAGCGCCACGGCGGCGCTGAGCTACCTGCGCAGCAAGGCGGAGCAGCTCGGCATCAACCCGAACTTCCTGGAGAAGACGGACCTGCACCTGCACTTCCCTGCGGGCTCCATTCCGAAGGACGGGCCGTCGGCCGGCGTCACCATCCTCACCGCGCTCACGAGCCTGCTGACGGGCATCCGGGTGCGGCACGACACGGCGATGACGGGCGAGGCGACGCTGCGGGGCCTGGTGCTGCCGGTGGGTGGCATCAAGGAGAAGGTGCTGGCGGCGCACCGGGCGGGCATCAAGCGGGTCATCCTGCCCGAGCGGTGCCGCAAGGACCTCATCGACGTGCCGGACCAGGCGCGCAACGAGCTGGAGTTCATCTTCGTCACGCACATGGACGAAGTGCTCAAGGCCGCGCTGGAGTCCATGCCGGTCGGCCTCGCCAGCAGCGGCGGGGGCGAGCCGGGCAAGGAGGCCCCGCTGGCCCAGAAGCCGGCGGAGCCCGAGGTTCGCGCCTAG
- a CDS encoding vWA domain-containing protein has protein sequence MKLRTCATLLLLPVTLWGAACKSPVDEPGSTLPGNCVGESPVVAPQRTDLLFVIDNSSSMKEEQEGIARELPAFVEALKEGGGLEQDFRVGVITTSVYRRVSFQGQPDQVRYYEQESGKLRPVPDASGKATDEHFIEGTDPFLVEKFRRLVEQGTEGSGQETPFEAVRLAVTEPLSTTSISEGGNAGFLRDGARLLVVVVSDEEDCSSTQRPPPVILTDDTSVDHCTEQGDKLTSVDEYFSLFQGLHDSTGASREVLWATIGPVALADKRAGLVQDVTSNGTFVRNVDCPTSNGPGYRQRAMAEKFDEDLQNLDSICKAGYRDTLLSIAALATVAQSIEVVNLPDPRLAQVELTRADGTVERCSVAAGDLRYEPSGEDRSARLYFLGSCLRRADDTKVEVKVLCAG, from the coding sequence ATGAAGCTCCGCACCTGTGCAACCCTGTTGCTCCTTCCGGTCACCCTGTGGGGGGCGGCGTGCAAGTCCCCCGTCGACGAGCCGGGCTCCACCCTGCCAGGCAACTGCGTGGGCGAGTCCCCGGTCGTCGCCCCGCAGAGGACGGACCTGCTCTTCGTCATCGACAACTCGTCCTCCATGAAGGAGGAGCAGGAGGGCATCGCCCGGGAGTTGCCGGCCTTCGTGGAGGCCCTCAAGGAGGGCGGCGGCCTGGAGCAGGACTTCCGTGTGGGCGTCATCACTACGTCGGTGTACCGGCGGGTGTCCTTCCAGGGGCAGCCGGACCAGGTGCGCTACTACGAGCAGGAGTCCGGGAAGCTGCGGCCGGTGCCGGATGCCTCGGGCAAGGCGACGGACGAGCACTTCATCGAGGGGACGGATCCGTTCCTCGTGGAGAAGTTCCGCCGGCTGGTGGAGCAGGGCACGGAGGGTAGCGGGCAGGAGACCCCCTTCGAGGCCGTGCGCCTGGCGGTGACGGAGCCCCTGTCCACGACGAGCATCTCCGAGGGCGGCAACGCGGGCTTCCTGCGGGACGGGGCGCGGCTGCTGGTGGTGGTGGTGTCCGACGAGGAGGACTGCAGCTCCACCCAGCGCCCGCCCCCCGTGATTCTCACCGACGACACGTCGGTGGATCACTGCACGGAGCAGGGGGACAAGCTGACCTCGGTGGACGAGTACTTCTCGCTCTTCCAGGGCCTGCATGATTCGACGGGTGCCTCCCGCGAGGTGCTCTGGGCCACGATTGGACCAGTGGCGCTGGCCGACAAGCGCGCCGGTCTGGTTCAGGACGTCACGAGCAACGGCACCTTCGTGCGCAACGTCGACTGCCCGACGTCGAACGGGCCGGGCTACCGGCAGCGGGCCATGGCGGAGAAGTTCGACGAGGACCTCCAGAACCTCGACTCCATCTGCAAGGCAGGCTACCGGGACACGCTCTTGAGCATCGCCGCGCTGGCCACGGTGGCGCAGAGCATCGAGGTGGTGAACCTGCCGGATCCGCGGCTGGCGCAGGTGGAGCTCACGCGCGCGGACGGCACGGTGGAGCGCTGCTCGGTGGCGGCGGGGGACCTGCGCTACGAGCCCTCGGGCGAGGACCGCTCCGCGCGCCTGTACTTCCTGGGCTCGTGCCTACGCCGCGCGGACGATACGAAGGTGGAAGTGAAGGTCCTCTGCGCCGGCTAG
- a CDS encoding ImuA family protein, whose amino-acid sequence MRAAVEQRVEVGAERSAGSSGSVVEQLRERIRQLQAAPRRYLAVLRTGMEAVDALLPAGGFPLGQAVELCGEAASGRTSLALSAVAAAHKEERLCAWVDGPRELYPPAAAALGVDLERLLIVRPQAPEQRVWAAVQLARSGAFACVVLDLTRGIGSTGRTSRVALAEARKLADAAERGGGLLLLLTSPDAPADGMTRLRTEAQDGKGWSVEVVRSRQGGTGTRAELPWSVLYPELGLEDGGRMLDVAEGGVDATPDFLREQSSVLRNGCGILGQRPGRDAPMPSLREGLDAAGAAH is encoded by the coding sequence ATGCGCGCGGCGGTGGAGCAGCGGGTGGAGGTGGGGGCGGAGCGCTCGGCGGGCTCGTCCGGCTCCGTGGTGGAGCAGCTTCGGGAGCGGATCCGCCAGCTCCAGGCGGCGCCCCGGCGCTACCTGGCGGTGCTGCGCACGGGCATGGAGGCGGTGGATGCGCTGCTGCCCGCAGGCGGCTTCCCGCTGGGGCAGGCAGTGGAGTTGTGCGGCGAGGCGGCGTCGGGGCGCACCAGCCTGGCGCTGAGCGCGGTGGCGGCGGCGCACAAGGAAGAGCGGCTGTGCGCGTGGGTGGATGGCCCGCGCGAGCTGTACCCGCCCGCGGCGGCGGCGCTGGGCGTGGATTTGGAACGGCTGCTCATCGTCCGGCCCCAGGCGCCCGAGCAGCGGGTGTGGGCGGCGGTGCAGCTCGCCCGCAGCGGGGCCTTCGCCTGCGTGGTGCTGGACCTGACGCGAGGGATTGGCTCGACGGGGAGGACTTCACGGGTTGCATTGGCGGAGGCGCGCAAGCTGGCGGACGCGGCGGAGCGCGGCGGCGGGCTGCTGTTGCTGCTCACGTCTCCGGACGCGCCGGCGGACGGGATGACGCGGCTTCGCACCGAGGCTCAGGACGGGAAGGGCTGGTCCGTGGAGGTGGTGCGCAGCCGGCAGGGCGGCACGGGGACGCGGGCGGAGCTGCCGTGGAGCGTGCTGTACCCGGAGCTGGGGCTGGAGGACGGCGGACGGATGCTGGACGTGGCGGAGGGCGGCGTGGACGCCACGCCGGACTTCCTGCGCGAGCAGTCCAGCGTGCTGCGCAACGGGTGCGGAATCCTCGGCCAGCGGCCCGGCCGTGACGCGCCCATGCCGTCCCTGCGCGAGGGCCTGGACGCGGCCGGCGCGGCGCACTGA
- a CDS encoding Y-family DNA polymerase has translation MRRAYLHFTRFPVQRRVLELPELAGRPFVLVEEVRGQRRVAFASTTALKAGVRPGMTLTAATALEPVLRHFPFRPEDEARALTALGEALMALAPGFQLAPPEGLWLDAGAAHLVGGEARLAAMALERCAELGYRAHAVVASEAFTSRALARYGARRVEVVPEGESARALAPLPLAALEGGEGVPFASLGLTTLGEVAALPAASVATRGGAAGARAHARCRGEDDTPFVAEVLEEVLEERVVLDFPAESFEPLRFALKTLTDRLGARLSGRRLAAVRLTFSMKLDPRGQARVPLTLARPTSQAKLLMDLARHRLEELKLENPVAEVSARVDEHSEDRGQQLALGDAPEGDAALEVVLSRLVTTLGEQSLFAAGLEAVHRPEVAHKGRAFHPPERRRGLAADGLEAGARVDAAPPGVGRERPSRLLASPACLDAEVAESGRLVAARLGGKRHRVTAVAGPERLSGEWWSDAPYERDYYRVHFEGLGPAWVFRDGRDGRFYLQGLFD, from the coding sequence ATGCGCAGGGCGTATCTGCACTTCACGCGCTTCCCCGTGCAGCGCCGGGTGCTGGAGCTGCCGGAGTTGGCGGGCCGGCCCTTCGTGCTGGTGGAGGAGGTGCGCGGCCAGCGTCGCGTGGCCTTCGCGTCCACCACGGCGCTGAAGGCCGGGGTGCGCCCGGGCATGACGCTGACGGCGGCGACGGCGCTGGAGCCGGTGCTGCGGCACTTCCCCTTCCGTCCGGAAGACGAGGCACGGGCGCTGACGGCGCTGGGCGAGGCGCTGATGGCGCTGGCGCCGGGCTTCCAATTGGCTCCGCCGGAAGGCCTGTGGCTGGACGCGGGGGCGGCGCACCTGGTGGGCGGTGAGGCGCGACTGGCGGCCATGGCCCTGGAGCGGTGCGCGGAGCTGGGCTACCGGGCGCACGCGGTGGTGGCCTCGGAGGCCTTCACGTCGCGGGCGCTGGCACGGTACGGGGCCCGCCGGGTGGAGGTGGTGCCGGAGGGTGAGTCGGCCCGGGCGCTGGCGCCGCTGCCGCTGGCGGCGCTGGAGGGCGGGGAGGGCGTGCCCTTCGCCTCGCTGGGACTGACGACCCTGGGAGAGGTGGCGGCGCTGCCCGCGGCGTCGGTGGCGACGCGCGGCGGGGCGGCCGGGGCGCGGGCGCACGCGCGCTGCCGGGGGGAGGACGACACGCCCTTCGTCGCGGAGGTGCTGGAGGAGGTGCTGGAGGAGCGGGTGGTGCTGGACTTCCCGGCGGAGTCCTTCGAGCCGCTGCGCTTCGCGCTGAAGACGCTGACGGACCGGCTGGGAGCGCGGCTGTCCGGGCGGCGGCTGGCGGCGGTGCGGCTCACCTTCTCGATGAAGCTGGACCCCCGGGGACAGGCCCGGGTGCCGCTGACGCTGGCGCGGCCCACGTCACAGGCGAAGCTGCTGATGGATCTGGCGCGGCACCGGCTGGAGGAGCTCAAGCTGGAGAACCCGGTGGCGGAGGTGTCCGCGCGGGTGGACGAGCACTCCGAGGACCGGGGGCAGCAGCTCGCGCTGGGGGATGCCCCGGAGGGGGACGCGGCGCTGGAGGTGGTGCTGTCCCGGCTGGTGACGACGCTGGGCGAGCAGTCGCTCTTCGCGGCGGGGCTGGAGGCCGTCCACCGGCCGGAGGTGGCGCACAAGGGGCGGGCCTTCCACCCGCCGGAGCGCAGGCGGGGGCTCGCGGCGGATGGGCTGGAGGCGGGCGCGCGGGTGGACGCGGCGCCGCCGGGCGTGGGGCGGGAGCGGCCGTCGCGGCTGTTGGCGTCGCCGGCGTGCCTGGACGCGGAGGTGGCGGAGTCGGGGCGGCTCGTGGCGGCGCGGCTCGGTGGGAAGCGGCACCGGGTGACGGCGGTGGCCGGCCCGGAGCGGCTGTCCGGGGAGTGGTGGTCCGACGCGCCCTACGAGCGGGACTACTACCGGGTGCACTTCGAGGGGCTGGGCCCGGCGTGGGTGTTCCGGGATGGACGGGACGGGCGCTTCTACCTGCAGGGACTGTTCGACTGA
- a CDS encoding FHA domain-containing protein — MVSVKQLRPFARASLDAFMAASGPVALIQPPAALLQAAALGNTSMRTVAMAHRARMEERLLAMLRDFDSLEIHFLQPTVDGAEFTVGRTDTCDLVVPDPSVSQHHATLRWNAERGDFTVRDAESMNGTFLNGAPLAYRAQVPLHDGDTLAFGDAQFLYLRAETVHEHLRRASPKPPAP, encoded by the coding sequence ATGGTGTCCGTGAAACAGCTCCGCCCCTTCGCCAGGGCCTCGCTGGACGCATTCATGGCCGCGTCCGGCCCGGTGGCCCTCATCCAGCCACCCGCCGCGCTCCTACAGGCCGCGGCGCTGGGCAATACCAGCATGCGCACCGTCGCCATGGCCCACCGTGCGCGCATGGAGGAGCGGCTGCTCGCCATGCTCCGCGACTTCGACAGCCTGGAGATCCACTTCCTCCAGCCCACCGTGGACGGCGCGGAGTTCACCGTGGGCCGCACCGACACGTGCGACCTCGTGGTGCCGGACCCATCCGTGTCCCAGCACCACGCCACGCTGCGGTGGAATGCCGAGCGCGGCGACTTCACCGTGCGCGACGCGGAGTCCATGAACGGCACCTTCCTCAACGGCGCGCCGCTGGCCTACCGCGCCCAGGTGCCCCTCCACGACGGGGACACGCTGGCCTTCGGCGACGCCCAGTTCCTCTACCTGCGCGCCGAGACGGTCCACGAGCACCTGCGCCGCGCCAGCCCCAAGCCGCCCGCGCCCTGA
- a CDS encoding NAD-dependent epimerase/dehydratase family protein translates to MRVLVTGAAGFIGHHVSARLLARGDAVIGVDNLDPSGDVPLKQARLARLRSLPGAEGFTFHAVDVTDGESLRSLFERERPERVVHLAARVGVRARGPAARGYLDTNVTGFLHVLEAARGVEHLVYASSSSVYGVGTPVPFREDAAADHPLSVYAATKRMDELLAHTASHLHGLPTTGLRFFTVYGPWGRPDMAPMLFLRALREGRPIDLYGEGRMRRDFTHVDDVAEAVVRVLDRPPSVTPPYRLLNVGRGEPVAMRDFLALLERHVGTRAKVNLLPAQPGELDATWADTSALERETDFRARVPVEEGVARLVAWDLEHSGR, encoded by the coding sequence ATGCGGGTCCTCGTCACCGGAGCGGCGGGTTTCATCGGCCACCACGTCAGCGCGCGGCTGCTCGCTCGGGGGGACGCCGTCATCGGCGTGGACAACCTGGACCCGTCCGGCGACGTGCCTCTCAAGCAGGCCCGGCTCGCGCGCCTGCGGAGCTTGCCGGGCGCGGAGGGCTTCACCTTCCACGCGGTGGACGTGACGGACGGCGAGTCACTGCGTTCCCTCTTCGAGCGCGAGCGCCCGGAGCGCGTGGTGCACCTCGCCGCCCGCGTGGGTGTGCGGGCCAGGGGGCCGGCCGCGCGCGGCTACCTGGATACCAATGTCACCGGGTTCCTCCACGTCCTGGAGGCCGCGCGGGGCGTGGAGCACCTGGTGTACGCGTCCTCCAGCTCCGTGTACGGCGTGGGCACGCCGGTGCCCTTCCGCGAGGACGCGGCGGCCGACCACCCGCTCAGTGTCTACGCGGCCACCAAGCGCATGGACGAGCTGCTGGCGCATACCGCCAGCCACCTGCACGGGCTGCCCACCACGGGCCTGCGCTTCTTCACGGTGTACGGGCCGTGGGGCCGGCCGGACATGGCACCCATGCTCTTCCTGCGGGCCCTGCGCGAGGGGCGCCCCATCGACCTCTATGGTGAGGGGCGCATGCGGCGCGACTTCACGCACGTGGACGACGTGGCGGAGGCCGTGGTGCGAGTGTTGGACAGGCCACCCTCCGTGACACCACCGTACCGGCTCCTCAACGTCGGCCGGGGCGAGCCGGTGGCGATGCGCGACTTCCTGGCCCTGCTGGAGCGGCACGTCGGTACACGGGCGAAGGTGAATCTCCTGCCGGCCCAGCCGGGAGAGCTGGACGCGACGTGGGCGGACACTTCCGCGCTGGAGCGCGAGACGGACTTCCGCGCCCGGGTACCGGTGGAAGAGGGTGTGGCGAGACTCGTGGCGTGGGACCTCGAACACTCCGGCCGCTGA